CGACTGGCCAGTCGCCCCTACCGGCCGGTCGCCCCTACCGGCCAAACGCCCCTACCGGCCAAACGCCCCTACCGGCCGGTCGCCCCTACCGGCCGGTCGCCCCTACATTATTGCGTAAAAGATCGTAATTTATCGCTACGACGCCGTGGACGTAATTCGCCCGCCGGTTTGACTAAAAGGCCTTTTCGTGTTATAATTATACTAGGAGCGTACGAGAGCGGACGTTAAACTATTCAGGCTCGAGCCGCGACTAAATAATGATGAAAGAAACGATAACTATTCGGAGTACGTCTCCGTGATAAAATTGGCCGGCCGCGTACGGCGCCTGGCGGTGGTGGAAAACAGCGCAGACGCCGCACAACGCGAGACCGGCCGATTGTTTTAATCAACTTCTTCGCTTGTACGCGGGCCCGGTTCCGGGCCCGTTTCTTTTTTTCGGCGCTCGGCCAGCAGCCCCCCTATCTCCCGGAGAGTCGTAAAAATATGCGTCGGCGATACCGTCGAACGGCCGTGTTCGCGGGGCAGGTGGCGGACGCCGCGCTCGAGCACCGGCACGCCGGCGCGCTTGAGCTTCACCATCAGCTCCGTATCTATGAAAAACTTATCCGAATGGAGCCCCAGCGCCTGCAGCTCGCGCCGCGGCAGGAATTTGAACGAGCAGTCGACGTCGCGGACCTTCAGGCCGAAGAGGACCCTTACCAATAAATTGTAACCCCGGGAGACGAAGCGGCGGAGCGCCCCCTCCGCGCGGCCCACGCGATACCCGACGACCGCGTTTCCGCCGTCGAGCAGCGGCAGGAACGCGAGCATCTCGGCGAGGTCGAACTGGCCGTCGGCGTCGGTATAGAAGACGTAATCCTTGGCCGCCGCGGCGAAGGCGTCGCGCAGGCTCTTGCCGTAACCTTCGTTACTTGGGTGCGCCACGACGCGGAGCGCGGGCACCTCGCTCCGAAGGCGCTCGAGGACCCGCGGCGTCTCGTCGCTCGAGCCGTCGTCGACGATTATTATTTCGTAATCTACGCCGGCGCCGCCGAGCGTATCGGCGAACGCGCGCACGACCCGCTCGATATTCCGCGCTTCGTTGAAGGCCGGCGCGCACGCGCTAATAGAGTAACCCGCCACGACGCCACTATAAAACTAACTACGCAAGACCGCAACCCCAAAGCCGAGGCACCGCGGCTTGACTTAATCCGAGATTTAGGCTAAAATATTAGTAAAGGAGGTAAAGTTATGAAAAGGTGGGGTTTTATAATTGCGGCCTTGGTAGCGTGCGGGACAGGGGCGCTCGCGCTAACCGAAATCAAAATACAGAATTTCGCCTTCGTACCCCAAAACGTGGTAGTCCCCAAGGGTGAAATGGTCCAGTGGACCAACCTCGACTCGGCGGTCCACACGTCGACTTCCGACACGCTCGTCTGGGACTCCGGCGACATCCAACTGAACGAGTCCTACAAGCGGAAATTCAACAAGACCGGTTTCTTCCCCTACCATTGCAAATACCATACGCTGATGAAGGGTACGGTGCGCGTCACGGAGACGGCCGTAGCGCCGACTTCTTTCGGCCGCGTCAGGGCGCTGTTCCGCTAAAGGAAACTACCGGAACCGGAGAATAAAGCCGCCCCTTGGGGCGGCTTTAACTTTCGACGTGCTTTATCCCTCGCCGCGGAAAGA
This genomic interval from bacterium contains the following:
- a CDS encoding glycosyltransferase family 2 protein translates to MAGYSISACAPAFNEARNIERVVRAFADTLGGAGVDYEIIIVDDGSSDETPRVLERLRSEVPALRVVAHPSNEGYGKSLRDAFAAAAKDYVFYTDADGQFDLAEMLAFLPLLDGGNAVVGYRVGRAEGALRRFVSRGYNLLVRVLFGLKVRDVDCSFKFLPRRELQALGLHSDKFFIDTELMVKLKRAGVPVLERGVRHLPREHGRSTVSPTHIFTTLREIGGLLAERRKKETGPEPGPRTSEEVD
- a CDS encoding cupredoxin domain-containing protein produces the protein MKRWGFIIAALVACGTGALALTEIKIQNFAFVPQNVVVPKGEMVQWTNLDSAVHTSTSDTLVWDSGDIQLNESYKRKFNKTGFFPYHCKYHTLMKGTVRVTETAVAPTSFGRVRALFR